Part of the Falco naumanni isolate bFalNau1 chromosome 3, bFalNau1.pat, whole genome shotgun sequence genome is shown below.
ggagcagagggggggCTGTAGGTTTACGGGGGGCACTGGGAAGGGCCTGCAGGGAGTGAGGGAGGGGGCTGTAGGGTTAtgggggggcactgggaagGGCCTGCAGGGAGTGAGGGGGGGCTGTAGGGTTACAGGGTGCATTGGGAAGGGTCTGCAGGGAGCGGTGGGGGGGTGTAGGAAGCAGAGGAGGGGTGGTAGGGTTATGGGGGTGCACTGGGAAGGGTCTgcagggagcgggggggggTGTAGGAAGCAGAGGAGGGGTGGTAGGGTTATGGTGTGCACTGGGAAGGgcctgcagggagcagtgggGGGTGTAGGAAGCAGAGGGGGGGCGGTAGGGTTATGGGGGTGCAGTGGGAAgggcctgcaggcagcagggggGGGCTGTAGGATTACAGTGGGCGCACTGACAAGGgcctgcagggagcagtgggAGGTGCAGGgagtcggggggggggggctgtagTGTTATGGGGGGCACTAGGAAGGGCCTGCAGCAGTACagtggggggtgcagggggtggtggtgggctgtAGGGTTACGGGGGGTCACTAGGAAGGgcctgcagcagtgcagcagggggtgcagggtgcGTCAggagggggctggtggggtgggggtgcagcAGGGGTTGGGTCTGTTGGAGCTTCCCTGCCTGCGGGGGGGAGGGTGGTGTGTGCGAAGCTGACCTGGCCACTGTCTCCCCAGGAGGTCGGGCGTATGAAGATCGAGCTCTTTGCTGACGTTGTCCCCAAAACAGCGGAGAACTTCAGGTAaggagcagcctgtgctcctgcagcGCCGCCTGGACCCGGCTGCAAAGGCTTTTCTATTCGGGACTGTCTCTGGTGACGGAGGGGCTACCTGTCCCCCCAaaccactgcagctgctttgctcctTCCTCCGTTCCTGGAGCTGTGTGACCATGCGGTATCCTGACCGCTCAGGGGAGCCCACCTGGTTGGAAGTTGAAGGACCCCAGCCCCTCTCGGAGCTTCTGATACGCTCGCTCCATTTATAAAAGGCAGCACCTCAGTGTCACGGTGGAGGTCTCCTTGGCACCCAGTTCTCTTGCCAGTGCCTGAAGGACGTGCCACTTGGACATCCCACTTCCAGGGGAGAGATGGATGTGCCCTGTTCTCTGTGAAATGTGGTGCTTGCTCCCCATTCACCACCTCTTACCGCCTCGGTGACCTCCTCAGCTGCAGATAGCGCCGAAATCTGTGGTGAAATGGGAGTTGGGAGGAGTTGCTGCCGGTTCCAGTCTCGTTGGGGATATCCCAACAGTCAGTACGAGTTTGCTGAACGCAGCCCCCTGTGTCCTCAGGCTTCAGATGTGCCTCACGctctgctctcttttttttgttttccaggcagTTTTGTACAGGTGAATTCAGGTATGTGGGTTATAGCGTCGTTTTAAGTAGCCTGTTCAAAGAAATGGGACTGAGTGAGTAGGAAGAAGGCTCACTTGGAAGTTTCTCTTACTCTGCCAGTAAAAAAGAGTTATGGAAATAAGCTCTGATGAAATTGTGATGGGCTCAGTCAGTCACGGAGGCGGCAGACTTTCCCTTTTAGACATGAATTTGTTTGTGCTTAGGTTGCTTTACAAAGCCCTGTCTGCAAATCCCACCTGTTCACGCTTCAGGTTGCAGTGGCATCTCGTAGACGTGACGGTATGGAAGTTGTAGGAAATCATGTGTCATTTAATGTGCAGAGCCCATTTGagatttcccttttcctctgttAGCACCAGCTGAAAGCCAGGCTGCAGCGCTCGGTCGTATAGCCTGGCTACTAACATATAGGGCAACCCTTTGGGACTTGGAATTCTGGGAGGGTTTTGTGTTGGCATATCCAGTAAGTTGCCatgattttcctttctatttcctTCCAGGAAAGATGGTGTCCCTATAGGTTATAAAGGAAGCACTTTCCACAGGTAATCCTTGTGCTTTTGCGTTGGCCGTCTGAGCTTAGGTGTGGGTTTGAGACCTGCCTCAAGGCATTGTTGGTCTGGGGGGCATTTGTAGGTCATGATCTCATCctgctgtgggtttgggggtgctGTTAGGTGCGCACGCTGGGGTCACTGGGAGGGATCCCCCATTACTGGTGTGCCAGGTCAGAGATCGTTTTCTGGCATCTTGTCACCTAATCACTATCCCTGGTCGAAGAGCAATAGGTCCCAAATTACCTAGTAGTTAATATTTATTGTAGATTTTAGACTGTAGCATTCATAGACCCTGATAACTTGTGTGTGCTGTGAGGCACAACTCCTTCTTAGCACATATTGAGCCATTTGTTTACTGAGAACTAAgtattgttttacttttttaggGTAATAAAGGATTTCATGATCCAGGGAGGTGACTTTGTAAACGTACGTACTTCTGTATTCCTCTTGTACTTTTCCGTGTGGTATAACGTGCAGCTGTTCCCATGCTGATTTGTGGGATCTGTTGCCTCTCTTTTGGGGTCCCCAGTAGTAGCTGGAGGTTTCCTCATCGCAGTGCTGCCATCTTACTGCAAGGGACTAGAACGTACTTGGAAAACAAATCCAGAGTCTTGGGTGAACATACcttctttccaaaatatttcctcttaaaaaaaagcatggcaGTACAATTAGAGGCTTTTGAAACtttcaaagatttatttttttttttaaccctgttGTCCTTCCCTGTTCTCCTGTCTCCCCAAACAAGAAATCCTGTGAATTTCTATTAGCTTTGTGGAGGGAGAGTCTCTAAGTCTAGAACCAAGTATCTAGTGCAAGAGatagtttaaatgaaaactcACTTTTTGTGAAAAGACTTCGTGCCCACAGAGGTGGTCACACTCTGGCTTGGGGATACGCAGAGTGCCGGCGGAAGGCTGGAGGCCCACAGGGTCTCCTCGCTGTCCTAGGACccagtaaaattatttcacttctgGAAATGTTTCAAAATCTCAGGGAGGTGATGAAGCTTTTTTAAATACCGAATTTATAAAAGTTGGTTGCATGAAAGTCACTGAGAGAACTGACCCACACAGCAGGTGGCTCAGCCACACCAGACTTCTAGctaatttttctaattttgtcaATTGTGATGCCACTCAAATGTCCCGGTGGGCTTTATTGCTTCCACTGAAGCTCAACAATCATTACGGATTGCACCAGTATTTGTAATTTATATCTTACACTTATTAAAAAGCCACTTGAGGAGCAAGAAGGGTCATGCTGACCACTATGGTAGGGTTTGTGTTCCCATCTCAGAGCCGACAGCTGAAGCAAACCACggagaacaggaggaagaaaagcgAAGGCGAGGCGAGCAGAGCAGAAGATGTGGACTTGCATGTGCTGCTGTATtactgacatttattttcctgttaaatttAGCCTAATAAAGAATGCATACGTTAAGCAGAAAGGCGATAAAGGGAGACAGGTTGCAGCAAGCCAGAACTGCCACAGACAGAGAAAATCCACACAGAACTGGAAATTATGGTCAGAATAGTAAATCTGAAGTGTGCCAGAGGTGCCTGTTTGCATTGCTTCTGCAGCTTTCCCCGAAGGGTTCCTCACTGCAGCACCTTTAAGGCCACTCTGTCTGTTGAAAGGTCCCTGCTCGGTCCTTTTGGCATCACACAGGAGTGTCTCTGCCGCACTGCACCCGAGGCAGGGTGGCCTTTCATCAGTCCCACAAGTTCACGCGTCCCGTGTGAACCGTGTGTCATCCTTCCCCAAAGTTACAAACTTGTGAGCAGTCAGAGCTTGCAACCTGCAGCCGTTACGGGCCATGCGGCTTGAATTTATAATTGTCTTGAGATCGGAGTGCCGGGGCTTGTAGTTAAGTACCAGATGCCTTGACTTGGTAGAAAGTGCAGCAGAGATTGGAAATTCCGTGGTTTAGAAACTGTCCTTGCTGAACAGAGAGATCATTTCCCCGTTTCCCGTAAAGTCACAGAAAATAAGGTGAAATAAGTCAGCACGCCATCAGCTACCAACTTTTTCCACACAAtcacttctgctttccttgtcACACCATACCTTTGTGTCCCCTCCCTTTTCTCTGCCAAGTCCAGGTGGGTCCGTACCAAGCCATCTATAGGCTCCATCTCACTCTGGGAGGCTTGGATTAACCCTCAGCATCTCCATGGGGTTCTGCCAACGTGGGGATGGCAGATGATGTGCGCTGTGGTTAGAAAGCAGTCGCTGTTCCTCTTCAGCATTGAAGTGTTGAATGTGTTTGCTGCCAGGGTATATAAATGGGCAGTTACAGCATCCATTTGGGGCTCTGCTTCGCCCTGTCCTTTTGCCTGGggattttaaatttaatttttaaattgttctgtagcagttgctccagaaCAAATGCTGTGGCTTGACTGGGTGCCTCTGTCACGCAGGGAGACGGCACTGGAGTAGCCAGTATATATAGGGGTCCTTTTGCAGATGAAAACTTCAAGCTGAAACACTCTGCTCCAGGGCTGCTTTCTATGGTGAgtaaaaaatactgacattgTAAgactaaaaaaagcttttggtaCTTCCTCTTTGCCCTTTTCCTAAGTGTGTAAATTATTTGCCAGACAACAGAAATCTCCACCCTGGGATACAGGGTCTGATAGACCTGCTTTGTAACAACTACTAGTCAGAAGTCTACTCATGGGTTAATGTGTTGAGTAACACAAAAGTCTGGATTCTGCTGCATCCTTTTGGTTTTTACCTGTTGGagtgctggggcaggtggttttttttatcagctttcGGAACAACTTGATTCTTCCAGCTTTTGTATAGTGGCGAGTGGTGGTGGTTTCTTCTTCCCTGATACTGTTGTCAAACACTGACCTCGGCAAGGATGAAACAGAGAGATTTGGGAGTTTCAAAGCCGTAGTGGTGTTACCGTGGTATCTTTTATAACATATTCCAGTTCAACGTCGTAGGAAAAACTGCAACCCTTGCATGTTGCCTGGTAGGAATGACGCTGACTTTTGCAGGGGAAAGCAAGTGGGGCCAGTGTTTCAGCGTTCCTGTCCACaactgctgcttccccagctctttcagctgcCCTGCCCTTAAAACCGCTTGCTTAGGGCGTTCACTGTTTGGATTAGTTATTTATCTGGTTCAAAACACGGCCCAAAAAGAGGTGTCACGACACAGCTAAGCAACCAGTGTGTCGTGGTGTGGGAGAAGGGATCCACGCTGTTATTACcagctttgttttaaagtgGCATGGCTCTGGAGTCATTCTGCTGGGCCAAACCATGGTCCATCCCAGCTGGATGCTTCTGGAACTAGCTAGCAATAAGTAAAAATCCAATGTGACCATGTGCAGTCCTGCAGCTGCAAAACTTGCCCAGTTTGCTTGTCGGCACAGAAGCGTGCTTTAGTATTGCCTGGTTGTCAGCAGAGCtttgaaaaattgaaatggaTTTAAGTGTTGCCGAGATGTTTTCTCAGGAGAGTGTGAATGCTCTGGGTGTTGCGCTCAGGTGTGAATTAAATTCCACATCTGCATCACTCTATTCCCGTGAGCCCTGCGCCGATACAATCGTTACCTTTCTCATCCTGACATCAGaacagacacttttttttctttaattctgaGGAAACCTTCTGAATAGCAGAAATcggctgcttttttttcctgccctggTTCCTggctttccattttcctttagGAAATACTGCAGCCAGTAAGTGCGCACCACCAAAAAGTTCAGCCCTTTTTCTGGAGTGTGTTCTAGCACCCAGATTTCAGCACAGCCTTGTGCTGAATGTGCTTTTGTAGAAGTGTAAGAAAAAGTTGGTGATGTGGCTTTTGTGCACACCAGCATGACGAGACGTGGCGTGCTGCGTCCCAGCACAGGGTACTCCCCTCCAGATGTttatcttccttccttccttcatgtagcaataaattaaaaataagctagGGTAGGTCTAGAGCAACAGCTCTTTTCTGACTTCAGTTTTGGGAAGTCTTGAAATTGTACgttttttgtattttgccaTTCTTCCCTTGCAGGCAAACAGTGGTCCAAGCACCAACGGCTGTCAGTTCTTCATTACGTGCTCCAAATGCGACTGGTTGGATGGAAAACACGTTGTGTTCGGTGAGTACCTGCCACAGGGGCCGCGGTACCGGCTCACAGACACTAAAATAAACGGCTTGTTCTTCCCCTCGCGCCTGTGCTAGCAGAGGTACCTGTGCTGCCAGGCACTGAGAGGGAACGCTattgaaatgaaacacttttattttttccctggttAGCTTTAATCCAAATCAGTTCCTTGATCGGTGTATTGTGTTCCTACACAAATCCTTGTGCCAGTGCAGAAGACAGATGAGTGCAGGGATGCCTTTCTTCTCCGCTGTTAGaattttcagcagaatttttaGATAGTAACTCTGCGAAACCACGTCTGCTAGCCTTTCAGGCAGTGCCACTTGAGCTGTAGGGTTTCAAAGCCTTTAAGCCGATTCCTGCTTACTGCTTTCTCCAGTTCTTCAGTAACCCTGATGCCATTCGTCGCTGGTTTTGCATCATTACGAGGGTGGTGTTGATAGGTGGGTGTTTGGGCTGTATTTTTGCACAGCTGGTGGCTGTAGGTCTCAAAATCTAGACTTTTACACGTGCCACCCCTGGGATGGGAAAATAGACTTGATCTGTTCTACACgaggaaagtattttcagagggattgtttcctttatttagAGATGGGTAACAAACCCTGAAGTGCCCAGTAGCTACATACACTGCCCAAGGTTTTCAGGATGGGCAAAAATGCGTGTACCTGTCATGAGTCGGGAGGAGCAACGGTAAAAACTGGCCGTATTGAAACAGATCAATTTTCTCATTCTAGGTAAAATTGTCGATGGGCTGTTGGTCATGAGAAAAATCGAAGTAAGTGGaattctcttctttctctctgaataTCCATGTTGGAAAGTCACGTAGAGGATTAGCAAGGGTTGTTGTGTTCTCTCCCACTGCCTGTTTACAGGAACTGGGGAATACCAGTGTTGATAACTGGTATTATCAGTTCTCATCTTTATAAAGTAGCAGGAAATCTGTTGAGGCAAAGGCTGTCATATAGATTGACTTTCGAATTACTGGGCTCTTGTGGTTGCTGGCTGGTCTTTGAGTGGGGATTGGGTCTTGTGGCTTTATTTGCAACGCTTTGCATTTGTTCAGGAAGCTGAATTAAAAAGCTGTTCCATCAGCAGCTCAGACAAGAGCAAAAAGCAGATCCCTTCTGTGCCACTGCCTGGGATTATTCAGTGGATGCTGCATCATCAGTTCTGCTGATCCGTGATCAGCATATgcaataagaaaaattaaactgatcTTCTGATGGGCTTCCAGGAGCTGAAGATAAAGACACTCAGGGTGGTAGCTGCCACCAGCTTTGTGCCGGGGTGTCACGGCAGGATCACGAGTAGGTTTAACAAAGAGCGGCGAGTTCTCCAAGGCAGTGGACACAGCTTCACTGCACACGCAGGGGATAATGTGCACGAGGGTCTCTAATCTCAGTCTAGAAAGTGGGGCAAACACAGAGCTGTGAGGTGTGGAGGAAAGGTCACGTGCAAGGAGCTGTAGAGCATGATACAGCCCGTGTTTTGCCAGAAGCACTGGTGGAAGGATTGTGGTGTGCCGGCTTTGTGCATCGCTGCAGGAAGGGGCAaggtaaaggaaataaataagaGACTCATGAAAGAGCAGCTGAGTCCAGCAGAATGAGAGGTTCAGGATGAGGGTTGCGTTGTGACTGCCTCGTGCGTAGATTCCCTTTCTGTACAAATACAAGTTGGCTTTGCTTGTTGCAGCTGTAATCGGTAACTTTTAAAGATTTAAGCCAGAGCAGCCTCAATCTCGTGAGGAGCTCTccagtttttgctttgtttcttccctCCTGTTCCAAGGATGGGGGGTCGGTCAGTATCCCAAACTGTGCACGGAATCCGGCTGGGTCCGTTGCCAAAACGTGTAACGGCGCTTCCGTGTTACTCGGAGCTGAGTCTCGatttccctgctcctgctgtaCAGGCATCTCTTAGCCAGTCTTCAGGTACTTGTCACTCACTGGTGAGCAGTTTGCTATGTTTTTATAACGTTTAATGTTATGTTTGTCCTCAGAATGTGCCTACGGGTCCCAATAACAAACCCAAGCTGCCAGTTGTGATCTCTCAGTGTGGGGAAATGTAAAGCAACGGAGCAGAAATGTGGTAAGTCTCATTCATCACAGGCACCCAGTGCAGCTGAACGCCGGGCTGCTCTGCGCCTTGCTTTTCTCTTGACTTATTCCACGTCCATCTGAGCCTGCAGAGAGCTGACTCAGCTCCGTGAGGCACCAGAAGATGCTTCTCTGACAGCGTCAGGGTTTTTTGCCAGCTCAACCGCCTGAACTGGCTTCCCTCTGGGCTACACCAACAccacaggcagtgctggaggggTGAGATTTTGCAGCTGGGATCGAGGGGAAGATGGGGTTGGGCTGCCTCGAAGCCTCGGCTTTAGACACCAGCGGATGAAAGGGAGCTGTGGCAGGAATCCAGCCGGTATTACCCGGGCAGTCGAGTGGGTGCAGGCTTCGTTTTGACCTGCCGGTGGGTGAACCCTCTGATCGCTATAGAAAGTGGAGCAGCCATGTGTGGGGCAGGCAGTGAtcaaggaaagaagaggagaaagagaggaCTTGAGCCTCCTCGCTCAGTACAACTCAAAAAAATACCACTGTCATCATCTGAAGGGAGATGTTTCCAGCATTTCCTATTATTCAGGCTTCGTTTTGACTAAACCAATAGGCTCAAGACGGAGCTCAGGCTAACGTACGGTATTGTTTCCATTTGTCCGCCCACTTTGCTGTAAAAAACACAAGCATTTAAACAAATCTGTCTCGATTTCAATGTGTCAGGCTGCAGCTTGTAAAAAATCTGCTGTATTAGCCTTTTGGTTGCggatttttcaaatttcagcCAGCGGGCAGGCACTGACAAAAGCAGATCCCCACCATTTTTGACCTTCCATTAAATGATGTCTAAAGACATCTGGAATTGCCCATGAAGATGTGTCCCTGCTTCTGTAAAAAAGGTCTTTCAGGTCTGCAGAGCTTCAGACCCTTGGGAGCTCCTCCTGTTTGATGAAGTGCTAACAGGGAATGCAatcattctttcattttcctggtACTTCTGGTGGTGGTTGTAGGTTTTTGAGGGGACCTCGTTAACGGGCTTTCTTGCAGGTGGGAAGACCCGTGCTGATGGGTCAGGTCCCCTTTAGGGTTGTCCTCAAGCCCAGACTTGTTGGTCATTTCAGTTGGCTGGGCATCCATGATCCCTAGGCAACATCCAACTTGAGACTGGCAGGTTTTCATTTCTAGGTACGAGGCTGGTGTCACCACGTGTAGGTCCCAGCCAGGTCTTTGGAAGTGCCTTCCTGTACTCTGCTGCCGCTGTAGACATGGACAGCATTTGTCTTGCCCGGCTTCAGGCAGCTAAAGCGGGTATTTGTCAAGATCCTTTAAAATCAGCCAGGAGAAACGGgcactgttgggtttttttaggttcAGAGGTAGCGGGGGATGCCCGGCACAGAGAGCCAGGACCACTCCCAATTCTTTTAGCTCAGAGTTGGGTTGAAGTGAGTTAGTGCACTCACTTGCAAATCACTGTAGTGGCACCCAGTGTCACTGTGCAGCCTTGTTGTTGTAGGATAATTGGGAATGGCTTGTTGGGAATGAGTTGGTCCAGCATTTCGGAcctgtttcttctttgtttcagtgttCCTTCGCCTGTGCTGGCTCCATGTAGTTCCAACTCCAACCACTTCCAACTCCAGCCAGTTCCCCCACTGCCCCCGTCCTCTCGATGTTCTCCTGAAATTATTTAACAATTGGcatcactctttttttttttttaatgttttgcaatgtaaataaagaatttttgttaaaatatctGTACAGTGCACATCAGTTAACGTGCTTGGGAACAGATTCTTCAGGGAAGAAGGGCTGTGGCATCCTCAGCAATGTGCAATATCCCTGGCTGGGTCAGTAGGGAACATGTACCGTGCGTGGGGTTGGGCATTTGCAAAATGGGAACAAAGGGGTGCAAGGAGCACAGCAGAGTTGTGCTACACCAGCTCCTTTACTGGGCAGCTGAGTAAGGCTGCCTGGCAGAGAGGTTCTGGGCATCTGGAGGATCTTCAAGAACCAGCACGGAGAGAGTGCGTGGCACTGTTTTGAtctcatgtatttttcttcccatgtgACATGTCACTTGGtggagtttggttttggtgggtttttttttggtgttctgCTGGTTCTGCATTCCTATTACTGAGGCTGAAGGAATCGGTCCGGTGCAGACATCCATCACCGTGAGTCTGCTGGGCTCTGGGGTGAGTTATGTTGTAAATGAGCGTTGGTAACACCTCCCCTGGCACACAGCGGCACCAGTGTTTCAGGGATTcacctgggtgctgcaggcGCGTTGGAGCAGGGCTTTgggctgggaagcagaggaggatTGTGCTGCAGGAGTAGAAACTGGGGCTCCTTATCCTGCATGCATACAAAAAGtgcagctgaagctgcaggCTGGTGGAAAAACTTCCCCGCAATTGGGTTGCAAACTGGCCTGTCTGCTGGGGAACAAGGAAGCACCCTTCCTGGTGGCTGGGCTGCAGATTAAAGGTAAAGGAGTTGGGACAAAGTCTGTTGTGTCACGTGTGGGCACTTCACGCCATCCGTATACGGCCCCTTGCTCCTTGGGCAGCGGGAGCGCGTTGTGTGGGGCTGTCTCAGGGTGGTGCAGGTGGTGTGCTTACTAGCACATTACACGGCGTTGGAGAGCGAGTGCAGATCCTGCAGGTGTGCTTTGGCGTGTGCTTTTTTATCTGGTGACTAGTTCAAAGTCCTTGGAGCAGGCTCGGGCTCTCGGGTCTCCATTCCTGGGATTGCATGGCTGCTGAGGACGCTTGTTTCTCTCCAGCCTGAAATGTCTCACCTTCTTACACCTGCAGAACATCAGGCGAGGAAAGAATCACAAACCATGCCATCCCTTTCCAGCCCCAAAAAGACTTTGCAGAGGGCAGGCACTCTCCTGTGGGATGGAGCTTGAAGATTCCCAATAGGAAGGAGAAAACTGGAGCCGAGTGACAGCTGTGAGGTGGAGGTAACCAAAACCAGAGGAATTCGGCTGCTGGTCCTGCTCCAGGAACGTATCCGGATGGCACTTCCCTGTGGGATTTAGGCAGGAGCTCAGCCCCTCAGTGCTGAGCTTTGCAGTTTGAATTTGGTACCCAAATCCACGGTACTtttttcatcaggaaaaaacagcttctttctgGGTCCGGGCTCAGCAGCACTTTCTCAGCCTGATGTATTTATGCCACTGTGATCAGCTGGTCTCACTTCCCACATAGCAAGGGTCACAGAGCTTCCCCAAATTAATTAACAGCGGCAAATCCATTACAGCCTCTTTGAAAGTTGTTCCAGCGGGTAATTATATCCCATTATGTTTCTCTTTGATGCTGAATGTGCAGAGCTTTGGCTTTCCAGCGTCTGTATCTTGCCGTCCCTCATCTGCTGGCTGAAAGTGTTCTCAGACCACATTTGTAGGTATAATCCCGCCACAATGAAGTTCCCCCACCAGTTATGTAGCAAGTTCTGGAATCTCCTGCTGTAGAGCAGCTGGTGGATCTTCTCCCTCTGagctccagcatctccctccaGCTGTGGATGCTGCAACTGGAAATGATGTTTCTGGTTGCCTCTGTGGATCTGGGGAGCGGATTGGCCTCTGGGGACCCCCAGAAGATGTCGTTAACTGTCGGGTGacccatatttttttctgctggtgcaTGGCTCTGACATCCTCACCAGCTTCATCGCTGAGGTTTGGAgttttctccccatttttctccctttaggGTTTCCCATGTGGCGGATTCCCTATTTGCCATGATATtttaagatgtatttttcagttgatTTCCCAAGCATCATCCAGCTTTGATATCATTTTAGTTCCTTTATCAAGGTTGTAATCCTGATGCAGATTTCATCATGCAGGCGGGGACTCCGGATAGGCCAGTGAGAAAAGAGAGCCTGTGGagttgtattattttaaagttttaaagctCTTTCCTTTATTAGCTGAGTGGGAGATCTCATGGAAAAGTTACCAAGGCAGCTTGACCTGTGTCCATAAACCCACCATGGTGGTTGGGGGGGTGTTGACCTTGACCCCACCTGAGCCTCTCACCTGGCCATGGTGTCATGGGGGAACCAGCATCTATTCTTCACACTGGGATGTGGGAATCGACAGTGATTTGTGTGCAATGCTGGAAAGGCTGATCCCATGGGGATTCCACAGCAGTTGCAAAGATGGAGCGATGTGTCAGCTCCCAAAGACCACCTTGGTGGTCGCTGGTgactttttccctcctcttgtGTGGCAGGAATGACCTAGccgggggcagggctgggaatcCATGGCCAACAACCGCATTTTTCAGGTGCCCAAGGGAAATAACTTGGTGGACCAGGATGCTGGGTTCACCCTGGCCCTTCCGGGTGGGATCTATGAGAGGTCTGGGGTCTGTCTGAGCCGCTGTAGGGGGAAGACATAGGGAAGGGTGGCAGAGGGAAGGTGGTGGCTGGAGGGGGCTCCAGCGGGATGAAGAGGGCAGCGGGATGCTTTCTTGGCGGCCTGGCTGGGGAGAAGTCTCGGTAGGGTGagcttcccccccaccctgggAGAGGCACTGGAAAAGGGGGGATTCTTGGGAAAAGGCTGATGAAAGCCAGAACGTTTTTTCTTAGGAGCCCtctgagctggggctgcagcctggcgCTTGCAGGGCTGGGTTAGGGGGTgtctggggagggggtggtggcTGTCTGGtcagaggagctgggggagcgCAGGTgcagccccccttccccttgGCGATGCCAGGGACGCTTCCCCTCCGTGTCGGGGGACTTGGCATGGGCTCAGTGCCTCTGCTGGCACCTGGGGGGCTTAGATCAGGACCCCTGCTACTGGGGAGGGGGTTAGACCAGGACCCCTGcttctggggggggggtgggttaGATCAGGACCCCTGCTCCTGCGGGTGGGGTTAGATTAGACATAGGCTCCTGTTCCATGGCGGGGGTGGTTAGACCAGGCCCCCGCGCCTGGTGGGTGGTTAGATCAGGGCCCTGTTCTcgcgggggtggggtggggggttaGACCAGGACCCCCTGttccggggggggggaggggggggggggttagaCCTGGACCTCTGTTccctggggggggagggggcgggtTAGACCAGGATCCCCTGCTCCTGGGTGGTAGTGATGGTGGGGTAGACCTGGaccccagctcctgggggagAGGGGTGAGTCCAGCCCCTCCCCGTTCAAGCGCCAGCTGTGGCACTCGGGGCATTTCGCTACCGCCGCGCAACCCTCGCAGCCGTTTCTCGGGCGGTTGGTGCCGGCGCTGGAACTGCATGTAACGGCGTAT
Proteins encoded:
- the PPIH gene encoding peptidyl-prolyl cis-trans isomerase H, which produces MAVLASNPNNPVVFFDVSIGGQEVGRMKIELFADVVPKTAENFRQFCTGEFRKDGVPIGYKGSTFHRVIKDFMIQGGDFVNGDGTGVASIYRGPFADENFKLKHSAPGLLSMANSGPSTNGCQFFITCSKCDWLDGKHVVFGKIVDGLLVMRKIENVPTGPNNKPKLPVVISQCGEM